Proteins found in one Chthoniobacterales bacterium genomic segment:
- a CDS encoding STAS domain-containing protein yields the protein MKIEERREGPVVILSIEGRLDHAGAEIFDERVSRHIAEGDRAFVVDFHGVDFVASMGLRALIKPYQILAPQGGKIVVTHLGESVRNVFRLAGIEQAIPIYDSVEAAVAAIS from the coding sequence ATGAAAATCGAAGAGCGCCGCGAAGGTCCGGTCGTCATTTTGTCCATCGAAGGCCGCCTCGATCACGCCGGCGCCGAGATTTTCGACGAACGCGTCAGCCGGCACATCGCGGAAGGCGATCGCGCCTTTGTCGTCGACTTCCACGGCGTCGATTTCGTCGCCAGCATGGGCCTCCGCGCCCTCATCAAGCCGTATCAAATCCTCGCCCCGCAGGGCGGCAAGATCGTCGTCACCCACCTCGGCGAATCCGTCCGCAACGTCTTCCGGCTCGCCGGCATCGAGCAGGCCATTCCCATCTACGATTCCGTGGAGGCCGCCGTCGCCGCGATTTCATGA
- a CDS encoding small ribosomal subunit Rsm22 family protein, translating to MQTKFHAGDWQRLRTLRDRFLTDASEEYWTARDLELYDAAFAPRIGWKWDGVLGSLDRAKWRPQSARLLDWGCGTGIAARTVAAWSGIRDVEVFDQSPLAMNFAAARLRDAGLNVRAAAEGNAVDPGTLLVLSHVAGELDDAELGRLAAFAATAEEIIWVEPGARDVSRRLGEAREVLRAAGHRFATPCTHQLACPMLEPENERHWCHFFAKPPTEVFQSPFWREVSTRVEIDLRSLPYSFVAASRREIPALVEDAERLIGHPRELKAHCKLLCCGREGLNERTLQKRDAPELYRQITKKGADGVFQWKRDPGRPDRVCGGRLADAL from the coding sequence GTGCAAACTAAGTTCCACGCTGGCGACTGGCAGCGGCTGCGGACGCTGCGGGATCGATTCCTCACCGACGCGAGCGAGGAGTATTGGACGGCGCGCGATCTCGAACTCTACGACGCGGCGTTCGCCCCGCGCATCGGCTGGAAATGGGACGGAGTGCTTGGGAGTCTGGACCGCGCGAAGTGGCGGCCGCAGTCGGCGCGTCTGCTCGATTGGGGCTGCGGCACGGGGATCGCGGCGCGAACGGTCGCGGCCTGGAGCGGTATTCGTGACGTGGAGGTTTTCGACCAGTCGCCGCTGGCGATGAATTTTGCCGCCGCGCGTCTGCGAGACGCCGGGCTGAACGTGCGCGCGGCTGCCGAGGGCAATGCGGTGGATCCCGGCACGCTGCTCGTGCTCAGCCATGTGGCCGGCGAGCTCGATGACGCCGAGCTGGGCAGGCTGGCCGCGTTTGCCGCGACGGCGGAGGAGATCATCTGGGTCGAGCCGGGGGCGCGCGACGTGAGCCGTCGCCTTGGCGAGGCGCGGGAGGTCCTGCGGGCGGCGGGGCATCGGTTCGCCACGCCCTGCACGCATCAGCTGGCGTGCCCGATGCTCGAGCCAGAGAACGAGCGGCACTGGTGTCACTTCTTCGCGAAGCCTCCGACGGAGGTCTTCCAATCGCCGTTCTGGCGCGAGGTTTCGACCCGCGTCGAGATCGACCTGCGCAGCCTGCCCTACAGTTTCGTCGCTGCGTCGCGACGGGAGATTCCCGCTCTGGTGGAGGATGCGGAACGGCTGATCGGGCATCCGCGGGAGCTGAAGGCGCACTGCAAGCTGCTCTGTTGCGGGAGGGAAGGCTTGAACGAGCGCACGCTGCAAAAACGGGACGCGCCGGAGCTTTACCGGCAAATTACGAAGAAGGGCGCCGATGGTGTCTTCCAATGGAAACGCGATCCGGGACGACCGGATCGCGTTTGCGGGGGGCGCCTCGCGGACGCTCTGTAG
- a CDS encoding metalloregulator ArsR/SmtB family transcription factor gives MEDTLSLTFSALADPTRRAMLARLSQSAASISDLGRPFLKRMSLPAITKHVKVLEKAGLITKTRDAQWRPCMLNPEALRPVDEWMEPYRMLWEERFDRLDTYLKTVTATPPPKDPAP, from the coding sequence ATGGAAGACACCCTGAGCCTGACCTTCTCCGCGCTGGCGGACCCCACGCGCCGGGCCATGCTTGCCCGACTCTCGCAGAGCGCAGCCAGCATCTCGGACCTCGGCCGTCCATTCCTGAAGCGGATGAGTCTTCCGGCGATCACCAAGCACGTGAAGGTCCTCGAGAAGGCCGGGCTCATTACGAAGACCCGCGACGCCCAGTGGCGGCCGTGCATGCTGAATCCCGAGGCACTCCGTCCCGTCGACGAGTGGATGGAGCCCTATCGCATGCTCTGGGAGGAGCGGTTCGATCGCCTCGACACGTATTTGAAGACCGTCACCGCCACCCCACCTCCAAAGGATCCCGCACCATGA
- a CDS encoding RNA-binding protein: protein MQKNTTTMGSKLYVGNLSFNTTESDLKSLFASAGSVSEAALVSDRETGNSRGFAFVTMSSDAEAQAAISQFSGKEVDGRSLTVNEARPREEGGPRKSFGGGGNRGGRDGGNRRY, encoded by the coding sequence ATGCAAAAGAACACCACAACTATGGGCAGCAAACTCTACGTCGGAAACCTCTCCTTCAACACCACCGAGAGCGATCTCAAGAGCCTCTTCGCATCCGCAGGCAGCGTGAGCGAAGCCGCGCTCGTCTCCGATCGCGAAACGGGCAACTCCCGGGGCTTCGCCTTCGTCACCATGTCGTCCGACGCGGAAGCGCAGGCGGCGATTTCGCAGTTCAGCGGCAAGGAAGTCGACGGCCGCAGCCTCACCGTCAACGAAGCCCGTCCTCGCGAAGAAGGCGGTCCCCGCAAGAGCTTCGGCGGTGGCGGTAATCGCGGTGGTCGCGACGGCGGTAATCGCCGCTACTAA
- a CDS encoding SpoIIE family protein phosphatase, whose translation MSETPLARVRHDLRTPINHILGYSELAAEELADEGVKTGVEDLAKIRTAAEALLAMIDENLSEEGFAALRDGESASTATASAGVTHKSATAAPPPEDFSEVAIKGRILVVDDNRENRETLARRLQRQGHATTLAADGVEALEIARREPFDLVLLDVLMPVMDGYATLEALKADDALRHIPVIMISALDEIDSVVHCIEHGAEDYLAKPFNPTLLRARIGASLEKKALRDQEQRYLGEIEKTQRHLKAELAEAAKYVRSIFPAPTKEPFAIDWCYAPSMELGGDAFGFHWIDDEHMAVYLLDVCGHGVGASLLSVSAINVLRSGSLPDTNFRDPGDVLAALNEAFPMEQQNNMYFTIWYGVYHRPTRLLRHASGGHPPSLLISPTGEMSELRAPGMLIGVMPEVKYASESLPIAPGSHLLVLCDGTYEIKRPDGTMIEFDDFKDFMRKHGTQPDGLDRLLDWVHDLRGGGALEDDFSILRIAF comes from the coding sequence ATGAGCGAGACTCCCCTCGCCCGGGTGCGCCACGACCTCCGCACCCCGATCAATCACATTCTCGGCTACAGCGAACTCGCCGCCGAGGAACTCGCCGACGAAGGCGTGAAGACCGGCGTCGAGGATCTCGCAAAGATCCGAACCGCGGCCGAGGCGCTGCTCGCCATGATCGATGAGAACCTGTCCGAGGAGGGATTCGCCGCCCTCCGCGACGGGGAAAGCGCGTCCACCGCCACCGCGTCGGCCGGGGTGACCCACAAGTCCGCGACCGCCGCGCCGCCGCCGGAGGATTTCTCCGAAGTGGCGATCAAGGGGCGCATCCTTGTGGTCGACGACAACCGGGAGAATCGCGAGACGCTTGCCCGCCGCCTCCAACGCCAGGGGCACGCCACCACGCTCGCTGCCGACGGCGTCGAAGCGCTGGAAATCGCGCGCCGCGAGCCGTTCGACCTCGTTCTGCTCGACGTCCTGATGCCCGTCATGGATGGCTACGCCACTCTCGAGGCACTCAAGGCTGACGACGCGCTGCGCCACATTCCCGTCATCATGATATCCGCCCTCGACGAGATCGACAGCGTCGTCCATTGCATCGAGCACGGCGCGGAGGATTACCTCGCAAAGCCTTTCAATCCCACCCTTCTGCGCGCCCGCATCGGCGCCAGCCTCGAGAAAAAGGCCCTCCGCGATCAGGAGCAGCGCTACCTCGGCGAGATCGAAAAGACCCAGCGCCACCTCAAGGCCGAGCTCGCCGAGGCCGCGAAATACGTGCGGTCCATCTTCCCCGCGCCGACGAAGGAGCCATTCGCGATCGACTGGTGCTACGCGCCATCGATGGAGCTCGGCGGCGACGCCTTCGGCTTCCACTGGATCGACGACGAACACATGGCCGTCTACCTGCTCGACGTGTGCGGACACGGCGTCGGCGCCTCGTTGCTCTCGGTCTCGGCCATCAATGTCCTGCGCTCCGGCTCGCTGCCCGACACGAACTTCCGCGATCCCGGCGACGTGCTCGCCGCGCTCAACGAAGCCTTCCCGATGGAGCAGCAGAACAACATGTATTTCACCATCTGGTATGGCGTCTATCATCGCCCCACGCGCCTGCTCCGCCACGCCAGCGGCGGCCATCCGCCCTCGCTGCTCATCTCCCCCACCGGCGAAATGTCCGAGCTCCGCGCGCCCGGCATGCTCATCGGCGTGATGCCCGAGGTGAAATACGCCAGTGAGTCCCTCCCGATCGCGCCCGGCAGCCACCTGCTCGTGCTCTGCGACGGCACCTACGAGATCAAGCGCCCCGACGGCACGATGATCGAGTTCGACGACTTCAAGGACTTCATGCGCAAACACGGCACCCAGCCCGACGGCCTCGACCGCCTGCTCGACTGGGTGCACGACCTCCGGGGCGGCGGCGCCCTGGAGGACGACTTCTCCATCCTGCGCATCGCCTTCTGA
- a CDS encoding ATP-binding protein — protein sequence MPGLTLEIGNDFSALRPASGALREFLTERGAPEAASFLADLVLEELVTNTIKYGYDDAGAHCIHVDVDFAAGRLGIAVRDDGRPFDPLDRPAPDVTLPADQRDIGGLGLHLVRQMTDSLTYERRDGWNIVRAEKDFPSA from the coding sequence ATGCCCGGCCTCACCCTGGAAATTGGCAACGACTTCTCCGCCCTGCGCCCCGCCAGCGGGGCCCTGCGGGAATTTCTTACCGAACGCGGCGCGCCCGAGGCCGCATCCTTTCTCGCCGATCTCGTGCTCGAGGAACTCGTCACGAACACGATCAAATACGGCTACGACGACGCCGGCGCGCATTGCATCCACGTGGACGTCGACTTCGCCGCCGGCCGGCTCGGCATCGCCGTGCGGGACGACGGCCGCCCGTTCGATCCGCTCGACCGACCCGCTCCCGACGTCACCCTTCCTGCCGACCAGCGCGATATCGGCGGCCTCGGCCTGCACCTCGTGCGGCAGATGACCGATTCGCTCACCTACGAACGCCGCGACGGCTGGAATATCGTCCGCGCCGAGAAGGATTTCCCGTCCGCTTGA
- the rapA gene encoding RNA polymerase-associated protein RapA — MSRFQKGQRWINESEPELGVGVVVDVAPGRVFLLFRVSNTLRQYATESAPIKRVEFRPGDTIKTHTGESLVVESVATRDDGVLLYRGADREVPEIDLADTLSFSKPEDRLFAGQTDENAAFDLRLEALRRRHQIRHAPVRGLLGARIELIPHQLFVAQEVAARALPRVLLADEVGLGKTIEACLVLHRLFRSGRARRILVLVPEPLVHQWFVELLRRFNLLVSIFDEERCLAIEAGDPAANPFLDDQLILCPISLLAADERRARQAAEAGWDLVVVDEAHHLEWTPEAASPEYAAVEAIAGGTSGLILLTATPEQLGTEGHFARLRLLDPDRYRDFAQFQAERADYRRPAAIAARLLDGKKLTAADGKVLREICGADPVRLEARLAAVKTGDLAARDALVEELLDQHGTGRVMFRNTRAAIKGFPRRRAFLEPLPAAEGDLAAEWAADRDPEGRVYKLKGDPRVEWLIAFLAKKRKAKVLLICRTREKVLALEKALRDRVKVKIGLFHEDLTLLQRDRNAAWFAEEDGAQLLICSEIGSEGRNFQFAHHLVLFDLPENPELLEQRIGRLDRIGQTETIAIHVPFPQGSPLEGLARWYHEGLEAFERPLEGGREIVAKFGARLAEALESSIPKTLLEEARSFRAELAKNLEQGQDRLLQMNSCRPEAAREIVAQIAAIDRDSALDAFALRIFDHFGVQVEELAARTWLVIPAHLTTDAFPELPEEGLTLTADRARALSREEIGFLTWDHPILTGAIDLLLGSEQGNSAFARWTDGGDPGIFLEAIYVVEPVAPPELHADRFLPPTPFRVVVDARGEDVSADIAPDAADLEPGPIFQLLDNRRIRQKLLPDMLERSREHATARSEAIAQTATEKMQTLLRHEIERLRDLQRVNDHVREDEITVLETQAAELAARIEEAPLRLDSVRLIWRAE, encoded by the coding sequence ATGAGTCGTTTTCAAAAAGGCCAGCGCTGGATCAACGAGTCCGAGCCCGAGCTGGGCGTCGGCGTCGTGGTCGACGTGGCGCCCGGTCGCGTGTTCCTGCTCTTCCGCGTGAGCAACACGCTGCGCCAATACGCCACCGAATCCGCGCCGATCAAACGCGTGGAGTTCCGCCCCGGCGACACGATCAAGACGCACACCGGCGAGTCGCTCGTCGTCGAGAGCGTCGCCACGCGCGACGATGGCGTGCTGCTCTATCGCGGCGCGGACCGCGAAGTTCCCGAGATCGACCTCGCCGACACGCTGAGCTTTTCGAAGCCCGAGGACCGGTTGTTCGCTGGCCAGACGGACGAAAATGCCGCGTTCGATCTGCGGCTCGAGGCCCTGCGCCGTCGTCACCAGATTCGCCACGCGCCCGTGCGCGGTCTGCTCGGGGCGCGCATCGAGCTCATCCCGCACCAGCTTTTCGTCGCGCAGGAAGTCGCCGCCCGCGCCCTGCCACGCGTGCTGCTCGCCGACGAGGTCGGACTCGGCAAGACGATCGAGGCCTGCCTGGTGCTGCACCGGCTGTTTCGCAGCGGCCGGGCGAGGCGCATCCTCGTGCTCGTGCCGGAGCCTCTGGTGCATCAATGGTTCGTCGAGCTGCTGCGCCGCTTCAATCTGCTCGTGAGCATCTTCGACGAGGAGCGGTGCCTCGCCATCGAGGCCGGCGATCCCGCCGCGAATCCGTTTCTCGACGACCAGCTCATCCTGTGCCCGATCTCCCTGCTGGCCGCCGACGAACGCCGCGCGCGGCAGGCGGCCGAGGCGGGCTGGGACCTCGTCGTCGTGGACGAGGCGCACCATCTCGAATGGACGCCAGAGGCGGCGAGTCCGGAATACGCCGCCGTCGAGGCGATCGCCGGTGGGACGTCCGGCCTGATTCTGCTCACCGCCACCCCGGAGCAGCTTGGCACGGAAGGGCATTTCGCCCGGCTGCGTTTGCTCGATCCCGATCGCTACCGCGACTTTGCGCAATTCCAGGCCGAACGAGCCGACTACCGCCGCCCGGCCGCGATTGCGGCCAGATTGCTCGATGGGAAGAAGCTGACCGCCGCCGACGGCAAGGTCCTGCGGGAAATCTGCGGGGCCGACCCCGTGCGGCTGGAGGCCCGGCTGGCCGCGGTGAAGACGGGTGACCTCGCCGCGCGCGACGCACTCGTCGAGGAATTGCTCGATCAGCATGGCACCGGCCGCGTGATGTTTCGAAACACCCGGGCTGCGATCAAGGGCTTCCCCAGGCGGCGCGCGTTTCTCGAGCCGTTGCCCGCGGCGGAGGGCGACCTCGCCGCCGAATGGGCGGCCGACCGCGATCCCGAGGGGCGGGTTTACAAGCTGAAGGGCGATCCGCGGGTCGAGTGGCTGATCGCGTTTCTCGCGAAGAAGCGAAAGGCGAAGGTCCTGCTGATCTGTCGCACCCGGGAAAAGGTCCTCGCCCTCGAGAAGGCGCTGCGCGACCGCGTGAAGGTGAAGATCGGCCTGTTTCACGAGGACCTCACGCTCCTCCAGCGCGACCGCAACGCGGCGTGGTTTGCCGAAGAAGATGGGGCGCAGTTGCTCATCTGCTCCGAGATCGGCAGCGAGGGCCGGAACTTCCAGTTCGCGCATCATCTTGTGCTCTTCGACCTGCCGGAGAATCCGGAATTGCTCGAGCAGCGCATCGGCCGCCTCGACCGCATCGGGCAGACCGAGACGATCGCGATCCATGTGCCGTTTCCGCAGGGCAGTCCGCTCGAGGGGCTCGCGCGCTGGTATCACGAGGGGCTGGAGGCCTTCGAGCGGCCGCTCGAGGGAGGCCGCGAGATCGTTGCGAAGTTCGGCGCCCGGCTCGCCGAGGCGCTCGAGTCCTCGATCCCGAAGACGCTTCTCGAGGAGGCGCGGTCCTTTCGCGCGGAGCTTGCGAAGAATCTCGAACAGGGGCAGGACCGCCTGCTCCAGATGAATTCCTGCCGGCCGGAGGCGGCGAGGGAGATCGTCGCGCAGATCGCGGCCATCGACCGGGATTCGGCCCTCGATGCCTTTGCGCTGCGTATCTTCGATCACTTCGGCGTGCAGGTCGAGGAGCTGGCGGCGCGGACGTGGCTCGTGATTCCCGCTCATCTCACGACGGATGCCTTTCCCGAACTGCCGGAAGAGGGCCTCACGCTCACGGCAGACCGCGCCCGCGCGCTCAGCCGCGAAGAAATCGGCTTCCTCACGTGGGACCATCCCATCCTCACCGGCGCGATCGATCTGTTGCTCGGCAGCGAGCAGGGGAACAGCGCGTTTGCCCGGTGGACGGATGGCGGCGACCCGGGAATTTTTCTCGAGGCGATCTATGTCGTCGAACCGGTCGCGCCGCCCGAGCTCCATGCCGACCGCTTTCTGCCGCCGACGCCGTTTCGCGTGGTCGTCGATGCGCGGGGAGAAGATGTCTCCGCCGACATCGCGCCGGACGCCGCGGACCTCGAGCCGGGGCCGATTTTCCAGCTCCTCGACAATCGCCGTATCAGGCAGAAGCTCCTGCCCGACATGCTCGAGCGCAGTCGCGAGCATGCCACTGCGCGCAGCGAGGCGATCGCGCAAACGGCCACGGAGAAAATGCAGACGCTCCTTCGCCATGAAATCGAGCGGCTGCGGGATCTGCAGCGCGTGAACGATCACGTGCGCGAGGACGAGATCACGGTGCTCGAGACGCAGGCCGCCGAGCTGGCGGCGCGCATCGAGGAAGCGCCGCTGCGGCTCGACTCCGTGCGGCTGATCTGGCGGGCGGAATAA
- a CDS encoding GDSL-type esterase/lipase family protein → MKALRAALIFLSAILSTRAGEVKVACVGDSITQGVGVANPGRDSYPAQLGKLLGKPYRVENFGYSGATLLKDGNNPYWRTAAFRDATKFLPSIVVIALGTNDSKPQNWDGREETFLQDYKALIAHFRKLRSKPRIFLCLPPPSFQSRTDDIREPILKRQRLMLSSFAEKERLPLINFYSPLKSHPEWLPDGVHPNGAGAKALADAVSLRIKSWSDQH, encoded by the coding sequence ATGAAAGCGCTCCGCGCCGCTCTCATTTTCCTCTCCGCCATTCTCTCCACCCGCGCCGGTGAGGTAAAGGTCGCCTGCGTCGGCGACAGCATCACCCAGGGCGTCGGCGTGGCCAACCCCGGCCGCGACAGCTACCCGGCGCAACTGGGCAAACTTCTCGGCAAGCCCTACCGCGTCGAAAACTTCGGCTATTCCGGCGCCACGCTGCTCAAGGACGGCAACAATCCCTACTGGAGGACCGCCGCCTTCCGCGACGCCACGAAGTTCCTGCCCAGCATCGTCGTCATCGCCCTCGGCACAAATGACTCGAAGCCCCAGAACTGGGACGGCCGCGAGGAGACCTTCCTCCAGGACTACAAAGCTCTCATCGCGCATTTCCGCAAGCTCCGGTCGAAGCCCAGAATCTTCCTCTGCCTGCCCCCGCCCTCTTTCCAAAGCCGCACTGACGACATTCGCGAGCCCATCCTCAAGCGCCAGCGCCTCATGCTCTCCAGCTTCGCCGAAAAGGAACGCCTCCCCCTGATCAATTTTTATTCTCCGCTGAAATCGCATCCCGAATGGCTTCCTGATGGCGTCCATCCGAACGGAGCCGGCGCCAAGGCCCTCGCAGACGCCGTTTCACTAAGAATAAAATCCTGGAGTGACCAACATTGA
- a CDS encoding formylglycine-generating enzyme family protein translates to MKRSSGGSARTVLLLALFAAGCACAAEKAADIPATWAFEPTVPGSAKPPGPAPEGMVWIPGGEFSMGADGIVASTGESCCTMNTVVDTVPIHRVAVDGFWMDATEVTNAQFAKFVEATGYRTLAEIAPMQEEFPTAPPENLVAGSVVFVPTDGPVPLDNHFQWWTYVHGADWRHPEGPQSSIKGRENDPVVQIAYSDAVAYAKWAGKRLPTEAEWEFADRGGLSGKIFAWGDEFKPGGKFMANTYQGKFPVRDIGEDGFVGISPVKSFPPNAYGLYDMTGNVWEWASDWYRPDYYATLAAAGKVARNPPGPESSFDPSEPGQPKRVQKGGSFLCTDQYCSRDIAGTRGKGDPNTGTNHLGFRCVKDPAASR, encoded by the coding sequence TTGAAGCGTTCGTCGGGGGGCTCCGCCCGCACCGTCCTCCTCCTCGCGCTTTTCGCTGCAGGGTGCGCGTGCGCCGCGGAAAAGGCGGCTGACATCCCGGCGACATGGGCCTTCGAGCCCACGGTTCCAGGTTCCGCAAAGCCTCCCGGCCCTGCGCCCGAGGGCATGGTGTGGATCCCCGGCGGCGAATTTTCCATGGGCGCGGATGGCATCGTCGCCAGCACGGGCGAGTCCTGCTGCACGATGAACACCGTCGTCGACACCGTGCCGATTCATCGCGTTGCGGTCGACGGCTTCTGGATGGATGCGACCGAGGTGACCAACGCCCAGTTTGCGAAATTCGTCGAGGCGACCGGCTACCGGACCCTCGCCGAGATCGCGCCGATGCAGGAGGAATTCCCCACCGCTCCGCCGGAGAATCTTGTCGCGGGTTCCGTCGTTTTCGTGCCCACCGACGGCCCCGTTCCGCTCGACAACCACTTCCAATGGTGGACCTACGTGCACGGCGCAGACTGGCGGCACCCCGAGGGCCCGCAGAGCAGCATCAAGGGCCGTGAGAACGATCCCGTCGTCCAGATCGCGTATTCCGACGCCGTCGCCTACGCAAAATGGGCTGGCAAGCGCCTGCCGACCGAAGCGGAATGGGAATTCGCCGACCGCGGCGGACTATCGGGCAAGATTTTCGCCTGGGGCGACGAGTTCAAACCCGGCGGCAAGTTCATGGCGAACACCTACCAGGGAAAATTCCCGGTCAGGGATATCGGAGAGGACGGCTTCGTCGGGATCTCCCCGGTGAAATCGTTTCCGCCAAACGCCTACGGCCTCTACGACATGACCGGCAATGTCTGGGAATGGGCCAGCGACTGGTATCGTCCCGATTACTACGCCACGCTCGCGGCCGCCGGGAAGGTTGCGCGCAATCCGCCCGGGCCGGAAAGCTCCTTCGACCCCAGCGAGCCCGGCCAGCCAAAGCGCGTGCAGAAAGGCGGCTCCTTCCTCTGCACGGACCAATATTGCTCCCGCGACATCGCCGGCACCCGCGGCAAGGGCGACCCAAACACGGGCACGAACCACCTCGGCTTCCGCTGCGTGAAGGATCCGGCGGCCTCACGATAG
- a CDS encoding cupin domain-containing protein produces MKRLVVALAVLAAGSLRGDPAPEVAAGYRPVIQVTPLLKTMTTSAGQPIVYPKVDDAQVTAVRVVIPPGAETGWHRHPFPCYGYILSGNLVVEMEGGKVEKLSAGQALAESVDVLHNGRNVGTEPVTLVMFVTGEKDKPFTVKAEPPAGAN; encoded by the coding sequence ATGAAGAGACTGGTTGTGGCGTTGGCAGTTCTGGCGGCGGGAAGTTTGCGGGGTGATCCGGCTCCGGAGGTGGCCGCTGGCTATCGGCCGGTGATCCAGGTCACGCCGCTGCTCAAGACGATGACGACGTCCGCAGGGCAGCCGATCGTTTATCCGAAGGTCGACGATGCCCAAGTGACGGCGGTGCGCGTGGTGATCCCGCCGGGTGCGGAGACCGGTTGGCATCGGCATCCGTTTCCCTGCTACGGCTACATCCTCTCGGGCAATCTGGTCGTCGAGATGGAGGGCGGCAAGGTCGAGAAGCTTTCGGCCGGGCAGGCGCTGGCGGAATCCGTCGACGTGCTGCATAACGGGCGCAATGTCGGCACGGAGCCAGTGACGCTGGTGATGTTCGTGACCGGCGAGAAGGACAAGCCTTTCACCGTGAAGGCGGAGCCCCCCGCGGGTGCAAACTAA
- a CDS encoding MFS transporter: MSPHRWLVRCCHLGMFIQALVINVTPLLFVPLREEFGLSFEQIGRLVLINFLTQMLVDLACSAWADRVSTRLLIVSANLLAALGLWVFALAPGWLATPYDGLLLGTIIFSAGCGLLEVLLSPIINAVPSERKSGAMAVLHAFYPIGKVAVIVVTGGLLYLTGAASWRAILIGWSIFPLVNTVGFLLVRIPPLGHEDSPQTLRALFRESDYFLLLLSIALAGATEVTVAQWTSAFLEKGLGFSKLVADLVGFALFGVGMIAGRLWFGLRGEHGNLRRTMLVGAGISAAAYVLMAVSPWPVLALIACASSGFFVSMLWPGTLSLSAARFPLAGAAMFAILAAAGDAGAALMPWSVGVIADVTNLRVGLLVAALGPLLMLPVLWRLRPKAALPAQASA; the protein is encoded by the coding sequence TTGAGTCCGCACCGCTGGCTCGTCCGCTGCTGCCACCTGGGCATGTTCATCCAGGCGCTGGTGATCAACGTCACCCCGCTGCTGTTCGTGCCGCTGCGCGAGGAATTCGGCCTCAGCTTCGAGCAGATCGGTCGCCTCGTGCTCATCAACTTCCTCACGCAAATGCTCGTCGACCTCGCCTGCAGCGCCTGGGCCGACCGAGTCTCGACAAGGCTCCTCATCGTCAGCGCAAACCTTCTCGCCGCCCTCGGCCTGTGGGTCTTCGCCCTCGCTCCCGGCTGGCTCGCCACGCCCTACGATGGCCTCCTGCTCGGCACCATCATCTTCTCCGCCGGTTGCGGCCTGCTCGAAGTCTTGCTCAGCCCGATCATCAACGCCGTGCCTTCCGAGCGTAAAAGCGGCGCCATGGCCGTGCTCCATGCCTTCTATCCGATCGGGAAAGTCGCCGTCATCGTCGTCACCGGCGGCCTTCTCTACCTCACCGGCGCCGCGAGCTGGCGCGCGATCCTCATCGGCTGGTCGATCTTCCCGCTGGTCAACACCGTGGGCTTTCTCCTCGTGCGCATCCCGCCGCTCGGCCACGAAGACTCCCCGCAAACCCTCCGCGCCCTGTTCCGCGAGTCCGACTACTTCCTCCTTCTCCTCTCGATCGCCCTCGCCGGTGCCACCGAGGTCACCGTGGCGCAGTGGACGTCCGCCTTCCTCGAGAAAGGCCTCGGTTTCTCGAAACTCGTCGCCGATCTCGTCGGCTTCGCCCTCTTCGGCGTGGGTATGATCGCCGGCCGCCTGTGGTTCGGTCTCCGCGGGGAGCACGGCAACCTCCGCCGCACCATGCTCGTCGGCGCCGGCATCTCGGCCGCCGCCTACGTGCTCATGGCCGTCTCGCCGTGGCCCGTCCTTGCCCTCATCGCCTGCGCGAGCTCCGGTTTCTTCGTCAGCATGCTCTGGCCCGGCACGCTCTCGCTTTCCGCCGCCCGCTTTCCCCTCGCCGGCGCCGCGATGTTCGCCATCCTCGCCGCCGCAGGTGACGCTGGCGCCGCCCTCATGCCCTGGAGCGTCGGCGTGATTGCAGATGTCACGAACCTCCGCGTCGGCCTGCTCGTCGCCGCCCTCGGCCCGCTCCTCATGCTGCCGGTTTTATGGCGCCTGCGGCCGAAAGCGGCATTGCCCGCGCAAGCCTCCGCGTGA
- a CDS encoding putative quinol monooxygenase: protein MSELHILAQITAKPGREADVRRGIESLVAPTLAEPGCRQYVPYESNLPGKFFVDEIWDSQAALDAHMQTPHFLEIAARFPDLLDGPLVIEVLTKFD from the coding sequence ATGTCCGAACTCCACATTCTTGCCCAGATCACCGCAAAGCCCGGCCGCGAGGCGGATGTCCGCCGCGGCATCGAGTCCCTCGTGGCGCCCACGCTGGCGGAGCCTGGCTGCCGGCAATACGTTCCCTACGAGTCGAACCTGCCGGGGAAATTCTTCGTCGATGAAATCTGGGACAGCCAGGCCGCGCTGGATGCCCACATGCAGACGCCCCACTTCCTGGAAATCGCGGCGCGCTTTCCCGATCTGCTCGACGGTCCGCTGGTGATCGAAGTCCTGACGAAGTTCGACTGA